The window AACGTAATGGAAATTTCCATGCATTCCGAGCAGGCCAACCCATGGCATGGGAGGCGGAACGACGCAGTCGTCCGCGCCCTCGACATCGGGCCGTACTCTTCCGCGGCCGAACGCACCATCGACATCACCACGACGGGCAGGCGCAGCGGCGCCCCCCGTCACATCGAGGTCTGGTTCCACCACATCGACGGCCGCTGGTACCTGAGCGGCGTGCCCGGCCCCCGCAACTGGTACGCCAACTTGCAGGCCGATCCGCGCTTCGTCGTCCACCTCAAGCACGGGGTCACCGCCGATCTGCCCGCGACCGCAAGGCCGGTCGACGAGCCACCCCGGAGGCGGGTGATCACCGAGATCCACAATCTGCAAAACCGGCCCCAGCTCGCGGCGCGGGCCGGCCGACGCCAGAACCTCGATGAGTGGCTCGCGAGCAGCCCGCTGGTCGAGGTCGTGCTCGACGACGAGCAGTTGCGGACGCGGACGTAGCCGCATCGCTGTTCACCGAAAGCTCCACGCTCCAAGGGAGAGAAACATGAAGTACCGCACGCTGGGCCGGACCGGAATCCAGGTCAGCCCCTACGCCCTGGGCGCCATGATGTTCGGGGTGATGGGAAACCCCGACCATGACGACTCGATCCGGATCATCCACAGGGCCCTGGACGCGGGAATCAACTTCGTCGACACCGCCGACGTGTACTCCAACGGCGAGTCCGAGGTCATCGTCGGCAAGGCGCTCAAGGGCCGCCGCGACGACGTCGTGCTCGCCAGCAAGGTGCACTACCCGATGGGCGACGACCCCAATCACCGGGGCAATTCACGACGCTGGATCATCACATCGGTCGAGAACTCCCTGCGCCGCCTGCAGACCGATCACCTCGACCTCTACCAGATCCACCGCCCCGACCCGACGGTGGACGTGGAGGAGACCCTGTCGGCGCTGACGGACCTGGTCCACAGCGGCAAGGTGCGCACGATCGGCGCATCCACCTTCCCAGCCTCGAACATCGTCGAGGCGCAGTGGGTCGCCGAGCGGCGCGGCCTGGAGCGTTTCCGTACCGAGCAGCCGCCGTATTCGATCATCAACCGGAGCATCGAGCGCGAGGTGCTGCCAGTCGCCCAGCGCTACGGGATGGGCACGCTGGTCTGGAGCCCGCTCGGCCAGGGTCTGCTCACCGGCCGCTACCGCAAGGGCAAGCAGGCCGTCACCCACCGCGGCGGCACCATGCCGCAGCACTTCGGCGACGAGCGCAAGCTCGACGTGGTCGAACAGCTGATCCCGCTCGCCGAGAAGGCGGGACTGCCGATGACCCACCTCGCGATGGCCTTCGCGATCGCCCACCCCGCCGTCACCTCGGCGCTCGTCGGGCCACGCACCATGGAGCAACTCGACGACCTGCTGGCCGGCACCGACGTCACCCTGGACGACGAGATCCTCGACCGGATCGACGAGATCGCCCCGCCCGGCACCGACGCCGGCCCCAACGATGTCGCTTACACCCCACAGGCCGTCACCGACGCGAGCCTGCGCCGGCGACCGGTCACCCAGCGCTCCGCCGCCTGAACGACCCCCACGAAGGCTCCAACGCTCAATCACCCCAGGTCAAAGCGCCAACCAGCCCGGAGAAGCCTTAGCGCCAATACCGGTGACTTTGCCGCTGATCAATCGGCCGGAAGGTCACGTTTCCGCACGTCAGGAAGCCGAACCGATTGCTATGTCACCGGTATTGGCCTTAGCGCGCGATCTGACATGGATGTCACCGTGCTTCGCCGCCGGGCGAACGGCGAATCCGTCGAGCAGATCCGCCCGGACCTGATCATCCCCACCGGCAAGCGCAAGGGCCAGAACCCGGGCCTGGCCAGCATCTACAGGGCGCTGGCC is drawn from Streptomyces sp. NBC_01717 and contains these coding sequences:
- a CDS encoding nitroreductase/quinone reductase family protein: MHSEQANPWHGRRNDAVVRALDIGPYSSAAERTIDITTTGRRSGAPRHIEVWFHHIDGRWYLSGVPGPRNWYANLQADPRFVVHLKHGVTADLPATARPVDEPPRRRVITEIHNLQNRPQLAARAGRRQNLDEWLASSPLVEVVLDDEQLRTRT
- a CDS encoding aldo/keto reductase, whose product is MKYRTLGRTGIQVSPYALGAMMFGVMGNPDHDDSIRIIHRALDAGINFVDTADVYSNGESEVIVGKALKGRRDDVVLASKVHYPMGDDPNHRGNSRRWIITSVENSLRRLQTDHLDLYQIHRPDPTVDVEETLSALTDLVHSGKVRTIGASTFPASNIVEAQWVAERRGLERFRTEQPPYSIINRSIEREVLPVAQRYGMGTLVWSPLGQGLLTGRYRKGKQAVTHRGGTMPQHFGDERKLDVVEQLIPLAEKAGLPMTHLAMAFAIAHPAVTSALVGPRTMEQLDDLLAGTDVTLDDEILDRIDEIAPPGTDAGPNDVAYTPQAVTDASLRRRPVTQRSAA